A single window of Granulibacter bethesdensis DNA harbors:
- a CDS encoding ABC transporter ATP-binding protein: MSTREQNHPILSLEGIGLSFGRAVVLSDLSFTVGRQEIRAIIGPNGAGKSSLINIISGLYQPDHGTIRYDGVPYRRMRPERLAAQGVARTFQNLALFGALSVRENVLLGLRGVTRPDVKPASVVAEFFNLPHARRIRDRALEETDITLRQLGLWEIADRPAASLPYGLRKRVELARALVARPRLLLLDEPFAGMEAQDRHELAALIRSVHQERGGAILLIEHDIGLVLSLADRAVVLDYGRLIADGTPAEIRADPAVLAAYLGQRSHEAIQQERAI, encoded by the coding sequence ATGAGCACGCGCGAACAGAACCATCCCATTCTGTCGCTGGAAGGAATTGGCCTGAGCTTTGGCCGGGCGGTGGTGTTGTCCGATCTGTCCTTCACGGTCGGGCGGCAGGAAATCCGGGCCATTATCGGACCGAATGGTGCGGGCAAAAGCTCGCTGATCAACATCATCAGCGGGTTGTATCAGCCTGATCATGGTACGATCCGCTATGATGGCGTGCCATACCGGCGCATGCGGCCGGAGCGTCTGGCGGCGCAGGGCGTGGCGCGAACCTTCCAGAATCTGGCCCTGTTCGGCGCGCTGAGCGTGCGGGAAAACGTGTTGCTCGGGTTGCGTGGAGTGACGCGGCCTGATGTGAAACCTGCCTCTGTTGTGGCGGAATTTTTCAATCTGCCTCATGCACGGCGTATCCGCGACCGTGCACTGGAGGAAACCGATATCACCCTGCGCCAGCTCGGCTTGTGGGAGATCGCGGATCGCCCTGCGGCCTCCCTGCCTTATGGGCTTCGTAAGCGGGTAGAACTGGCCCGTGCTCTGGTGGCCCGTCCGCGTCTGCTGCTGCTTGATGAACCGTTTGCGGGGATGGAAGCACAGGACCGGCATGAACTCGCCGCCCTGATCCGCAGCGTACATCAGGAGCGTGGTGGTGCCATCCTGTTGATCGAACATGATATCGGGCTGGTGCTGAGCCTCGCGGATCGGGCGGTGGTGCTGGATTACGGGCGGCTGATCGCTGACGGCACGCCTGCCGAGATCCGCGCTGATCCGGCTGTGCTGGCGGCCTATCTGGGGCAGCGCAGCCATGAGGCAATCCAACAGGAGAGGGCGATATGA
- a CDS encoding ABC transporter substrate-binding protein, with protein MKKSSFVRSAVAILALGTVLASSFPAWADEQYFPLQTYRVGPYAAGGTGGAGGYIDYLTLINERDGGVNGVKLTWSECETGYIVEKGVECYERLKNHQPPPTVWNPMSVGIAYAMLERVAKDKVPMLTLNHGRTDTTDGAVFPYVFPLQLNPWSETSAIVNYIGQRLGGADKLKGAKIAVLYHGSPYGKETIPIFALLAKKFGFSVTEIEVPDPGSEQQSQWLQIQRLKPDFVVLRGWGVMNPVALRTAVQTGYPVDHVIGNVWSNSEEDVRPAGDAAKGYVAVTTHPAGDQFPVLKEIREIVYKNGKGNLQDQSRIGSVYHNLGIINGILTVEAIRTGQAKFGHRTLTGEEVQWGLEHLKLDDARIAQLGATGLIQPITLSCADHEGGGAVRFQQWDGTKWTPITDWIHADRALLRPLIEKSANNYARTHNITPRDCKALDQPS; from the coding sequence ATGAAGAAAAGTTCTTTTGTACGCTCTGCTGTTGCCATATTGGCGCTGGGGACTGTTTTGGCTTCGTCCTTTCCCGCATGGGCGGATGAGCAGTATTTCCCGCTGCAAACCTATCGTGTCGGGCCTTATGCGGCGGGCGGCACTGGTGGGGCTGGTGGCTATATCGACTATCTGACGCTGATCAATGAGCGTGATGGTGGGGTGAATGGTGTAAAGCTGACCTGGAGTGAATGCGAAACCGGATACATCGTGGAAAAAGGCGTTGAGTGCTATGAACGCCTGAAAAATCATCAGCCACCGCCGACGGTCTGGAATCCGATGAGCGTCGGTATCGCCTATGCGATGCTGGAGCGTGTGGCGAAGGACAAGGTGCCGATGTTGACGCTCAACCATGGTCGTACCGACACGACTGATGGTGCGGTGTTTCCTTATGTCTTTCCGTTGCAGCTCAATCCGTGGAGCGAGACCTCCGCGATCGTCAACTATATCGGTCAGCGTCTGGGTGGGGCTGACAAGTTGAAGGGCGCGAAGATCGCGGTGCTGTATCATGGCTCCCCTTACGGCAAGGAAACGATTCCGATTTTTGCTTTGCTGGCAAAGAAATTTGGATTCAGCGTAACAGAGATCGAGGTTCCTGATCCAGGCAGTGAGCAGCAATCCCAGTGGTTGCAGATTCAGCGGCTGAAGCCTGATTTCGTGGTTCTTCGCGGGTGGGGTGTGATGAATCCGGTGGCCCTGCGTACGGCCGTGCAGACCGGATACCCGGTTGATCACGTCATCGGCAATGTATGGAGCAATTCCGAGGAAGATGTGCGTCCGGCAGGGGATGCAGCAAAAGGCTATGTCGCAGTGACGACACATCCGGCAGGCGATCAGTTCCCTGTTCTGAAAGAAATCAGAGAGATTGTTTACAAGAACGGAAAAGGCAATCTCCAGGATCAATCCCGTATCGGCAGCGTGTATCACAATCTTGGCATCATCAATGGCATTCTGACGGTTGAAGCCATTCGTACGGGCCAGGCAAAATTCGGCCATCGCACGTTGACGGGCGAGGAAGTGCAATGGGGGCTTGAGCATCTCAAGCTCGACGATGCCCGTATTGCGCAATTGGGTGCAACGGGGCTGATTCAGCCGATTACCCTGTCCTGCGCTGATCATGAAGGGGGTGGCGCTGTGCGTTTCCAGCAATGGGACGGCACGAAATGGACGCCGATTACGGACTGGATCCATGCGGATCGCGCCTTGCTGCGGCCTCTGATTGAGAAGTCAGCCAACAATTACGCCCGTACCCACAATATTACACCGCGTGACTGCAAGGCGCTGGATCAGCCTTCCTGA
- a CDS encoding branched-chain amino acid ABC transporter permease, translating into MLSYICDAVILPFLSLSIAALGLTVVTGRAGQLSLGTGAFMAIGAFAAYDLDAYVPGTPQLVSLLFGGLVAAAAGLVVGLPSLRLRGFYLAVTTLAAQFLVPWLLTNIGWFSLDDPSGVLSAPALKIGSFVFDTPVARAGFAAGVVAVLTAVLLRLSRTKAGRDWIAVRDMETAATVVGVPVLRTKLTAFAISSFFCGVAGVLWAFAYLRTVEPAGFDLNLSFRILFIVIIGGAGSFVGAFFGTAFMVAMPLLLSRLADYIGGGVIDSGQLANIEKMLIGGLIVLILIREPDGLSALLRPRQATRKLSLSKSLSQEIVS; encoded by the coding sequence ATGCTCTCATATATCTGTGATGCGGTGATCCTGCCGTTCCTGTCGCTCTCCATCGCTGCGCTGGGGCTGACAGTGGTGACGGGGCGAGCCGGGCAGTTATCGCTGGGAACCGGGGCATTTATGGCCATCGGCGCTTTCGCGGCCTATGATCTGGATGCTTATGTGCCGGGTACGCCGCAACTGGTCAGTCTGCTGTTCGGTGGTCTGGTGGCGGCTGCGGCGGGTCTGGTCGTGGGACTTCCCAGTCTGCGCCTGCGGGGTTTCTATCTGGCTGTCACAACATTGGCCGCGCAGTTTCTGGTGCCATGGTTGCTGACCAATATTGGCTGGTTCTCCCTGGATGATCCGTCCGGTGTGCTGAGTGCTCCGGCACTGAAGATCGGGTCGTTTGTGTTCGATACGCCCGTGGCACGGGCAGGCTTTGCCGCCGGGGTGGTTGCGGTGCTGACGGCGGTGCTGCTGCGTCTGTCCCGCACAAAGGCCGGACGTGACTGGATTGCCGTGCGCGACATGGAAACGGCGGCCACTGTAGTGGGTGTTCCCGTTCTTCGTACCAAGCTGACGGCATTTGCCATCAGCTCCTTCTTCTGCGGTGTGGCTGGTGTGCTATGGGCTTTTGCCTATTTGCGCACTGTCGAGCCGGCCGGGTTCGACCTCAACCTGTCTTTCCGCATTCTGTTCATCGTCATTATCGGTGGCGCAGGTTCTTTTGTCGGAGCATTTTTCGGCACGGCTTTCATGGTGGCAATGCCGCTGCTGCTCTCACGTCTGGCAGATTATATCGGCGGTGGGGTCATTGATTCCGGTCAACTCGCCAATATCGAAAAAATGCTGATTGGCGGCCTGATCGTTCTGATTCTGATCCGTGAGCCGGACGGCTTATCAGCCCTGCTGCGCCCACGCCAGGCTACGCGCAAGCTCAGCCTTTCAAAATCTCTCTCTCAGGAAATAGTGTCATGA
- the ilvC gene encoding ketol-acid reductoisomerase, giving the protein MRVYYDRDADLNLIKGKKVAVIGYGSQGHAHVLNMRDSGVKDLVVGLRKGSSAVAKAEGEGLKVMEPAEAAAWADVVMILTPDESQADLYREHLHANLRPGAALAFAHGLNIHFNLIEPRSDIDVFMIAPKGPGHTVRGEYQKGGGVPCLVAVAQNASGNALEIALSYASAVGGGRAGIIETTFKEECETDLFGEQAVLCGGLVELIRAGFETLVEAGYAPEMAYFECLHEVKLIVDLIYEGGIANMNYSISNTAEYGEYVTGPRIVTPETKAEMKRVLEDIQSGRFVRDFMLEMKVNGASFKSIRRRNNEHQIEQVGERLRAMMPWIAKGKLVDKARN; this is encoded by the coding sequence ATGCGCGTCTATTACGATCGTGACGCCGATCTGAACCTGATCAAGGGCAAGAAGGTTGCGGTCATTGGCTATGGCAGCCAGGGCCATGCCCATGTGCTGAATATGCGTGACAGCGGCGTGAAGGATTTGGTGGTCGGCCTGCGCAAGGGCTCTTCCGCTGTTGCCAAGGCCGAGGGCGAGGGCCTGAAGGTCATGGAACCCGCCGAAGCTGCCGCCTGGGCCGATGTGGTGATGATCCTGACCCCGGATGAGAGCCAGGCCGATCTGTATCGCGAGCATCTGCACGCTAATCTGCGTCCTGGCGCAGCACTGGCTTTCGCACATGGCCTGAACATCCATTTCAACCTGATCGAGCCGCGCTCCGACATCGATGTGTTCATGATCGCGCCGAAAGGCCCCGGTCATACCGTGCGCGGCGAGTACCAGAAAGGTGGCGGCGTGCCGTGTCTGGTCGCGGTGGCGCAGAATGCATCCGGCAATGCGCTGGAAATCGCGCTATCCTACGCCTCTGCCGTTGGTGGTGGCCGTGCGGGTATCATCGAGACCACCTTCAAGGAAGAATGCGAAACCGACCTGTTCGGTGAGCAGGCCGTGCTGTGCGGCGGTCTGGTCGAGCTGATCCGCGCCGGGTTCGAAACGCTGGTCGAGGCTGGGTATGCTCCGGAAATGGCGTATTTCGAGTGCCTGCACGAAGTAAAGCTGATCGTTGATCTGATCTATGAAGGCGGTATCGCCAACATGAACTATTCGATCAGCAACACGGCGGAATATGGCGAATACGTGACCGGTCCGCGCATCGTGACGCCGGAAACCAAGGCCGAGATGAAGCGCGTGCTGGAAGATATCCAGAGCGGCCGTTTCGTGCGTGACTTCATGCTGGAAATGAAGGTGAACGGCGCCAGCTTCAAGTCCATTCGTCGTCGCAATAACGAGCATCAGATCGAGCAGGTCGGTGAGCGTCTGCGCGCCATGATGCCGTGGATTGCAAAGGGTAAGCTGGTCGACAAGGCCCGTAACTGA
- the miaA gene encoding tRNA (adenosine(37)-N6)-dimethylallyltransferase MiaA has translation MKEKRALFVAGPTCSGKSALALAVAERVGGTVINADSMQIYRELRILTARPDQEEEARVPHRLYGVLPASQPGSAAWWRDQAMTAMEESWQQGRLPILCGGTGLYFHALMHGFADIPDPGEEARQEARSLLAELGPESLYARLAEADPVTAARLKPQDSQRIARAWEVWRGTGSGLSAWQNQPSQPLPGWDFAAIRIDPPREELRQAITERLHGMLDSGALAEVEALRAQALDPSLPAMRAHGVPEFLAFLRGDISLPEAMQRAAQATIRYTKRQATWFRNRPFVKPPFLYTIDARIASFQQLSERSMADMLNFIRAFH, from the coding sequence ATGAAGGAAAAACGTGCTCTGTTTGTGGCCGGTCCGACCTGTAGCGGCAAATCCGCCCTTGCTCTGGCAGTGGCGGAGAGGGTTGGCGGCACGGTCATTAACGCTGATTCCATGCAGATCTACCGCGAATTACGGATTCTGACCGCTCGTCCGGACCAGGAAGAAGAGGCAAGAGTACCGCATCGTCTGTATGGCGTACTCCCTGCGTCTCAACCTGGCAGTGCGGCATGGTGGCGGGATCAGGCCATGACAGCGATGGAGGAAAGCTGGCAACAGGGCCGGCTGCCGATTCTGTGCGGCGGGACCGGGTTGTATTTCCACGCCCTGATGCATGGTTTCGCCGACATCCCCGATCCGGGAGAGGAAGCAAGGCAGGAGGCACGCAGCCTGCTGGCAGAGCTTGGGCCGGAATCGCTGTACGCCCGTCTGGCAGAGGCGGATCCAGTCACGGCCGCTCGGCTGAAACCGCAGGACAGCCAGCGTATCGCCAGGGCATGGGAGGTCTGGCGTGGCACGGGATCAGGTCTGTCAGCCTGGCAGAATCAACCCTCGCAACCTTTGCCTGGCTGGGACTTCGCCGCCATCCGGATCGACCCGCCGAGAGAGGAATTGCGGCAGGCTATCACCGAGCGGTTGCATGGGATGCTGGACAGCGGGGCACTGGCCGAGGTAGAGGCCCTCCGCGCTCAGGCACTGGACCCGTCTCTGCCAGCGATGCGGGCGCATGGGGTGCCGGAGTTTCTGGCTTTCCTGCGCGGAGATATCTCCCTGCCGGAGGCCATGCAGCGTGCGGCTCAGGCGACGATCCGCTACACGAAGCGGCAGGCGACATGGTTTCGTAACCGTCCGTTCGTGAAACCCCCCTTTCTTTATACGATTGATGCGCGAATTGCGTCATTTCAGCAACTTTCAGAAAGAAGTATGGCTGATATGCTCAATTTTATTCGTGCTTTCCATTGA
- a CDS encoding acetolactate synthase 3 large subunit gives MSESIPAATPSDSSQTEALPGAELLLRALKDQGVEVIFGYPGGAVLPIYDALFKQNDIRHILVRHEQAAVHAAEGYARSTGKVGVVLVTSGPGATNAVTGLVDALMDSIPLVCLTGQVPTHLIGNDAFQEADTTGITRPATKHNYLVRSSADLPRIVHEAFYVARSGRPGPVVIDLPKDIVIGKATYTEKSEEPHRSYRPVTQPDPARIAEAVAMMKRAKRPVFYVGGGVINAGPQASLTLGDLVRRTGFPCTTTLMGLGAFPANDPLSIGMLGMHGVYEANMAVHGCDLLINIGARFDDRVTGRLDAFSPFARKIHADIDPSSINKNVRVDLPIVGDAGRIIEALLAGWMEDGTEPEKEGLAQWWRQIDEWRAVDSLKYTQSGTRGAIIKPQHAIRRLYEITRETGRETFISTEVGQHQMWAAQHFRFDAPNRWLTSGGLGTMGYGLPAAMGAQIGNPDALVIDVAGEASILMNIQEMGTLAQYRLPVKIFILNNEYMGMVRQWQDLLHGGRYSESYSAALPDFVKLAESFHAVGLRAKTIDDLDRVIHEMLATDRPVIADILVDQKENVFPMIPSGAAHNEMLLGPEHNDRARNEQSGGITDEGMMLV, from the coding sequence ATGTCCGAAAGCATACCGGCTGCAACGCCGTCCGATTCTTCCCAGACCGAGGCTCTGCCCGGTGCGGAGCTTCTGCTCCGTGCGCTGAAGGATCAGGGTGTAGAGGTTATTTTCGGCTATCCCGGCGGTGCTGTCCTGCCGATTTATGATGCACTGTTCAAGCAGAATGACATCCGCCATATCCTCGTGCGTCATGAGCAGGCGGCAGTGCATGCTGCGGAAGGCTATGCCCGCAGCACGGGCAAGGTGGGCGTGGTTCTCGTCACCTCCGGTCCCGGTGCCACCAATGCGGTGACAGGTCTGGTCGATGCGCTGATGGACAGCATTCCTCTGGTGTGCCTGACCGGTCAGGTGCCGACCCATCTGATCGGCAATGATGCGTTCCAGGAGGCCGATACCACTGGTATCACGCGCCCCGCGACGAAGCATAATTATCTGGTGCGTTCCTCCGCCGATCTGCCGCGCATCGTGCATGAAGCCTTCTATGTCGCCCGTTCCGGCCGTCCCGGTCCGGTGGTGATCGACCTGCCGAAGGATATCGTGATCGGCAAGGCGACCTATACCGAGAAATCCGAGGAGCCACACCGTTCCTATCGCCCGGTGACGCAGCCTGATCCGGCCCGCATCGCTGAGGCCGTGGCGATGATGAAACGTGCCAAGCGCCCTGTTTTCTATGTCGGGGGCGGCGTGATCAATGCCGGGCCGCAGGCATCGCTGACTCTGGGTGATCTGGTGCGCCGTACCGGCTTCCCCTGCACCACCACGCTAATGGGTCTGGGGGCTTTCCCGGCCAATGATCCGCTCTCGATCGGTATGCTGGGCATGCATGGCGTGTACGAAGCCAATATGGCGGTGCACGGCTGTGACCTGCTGATCAATATCGGTGCGCGTTTCGATGACCGTGTGACCGGGCGGCTTGATGCGTTCAGCCCCTTTGCCCGCAAGATTCACGCCGATATCGATCCGTCGAGCATCAACAAGAATGTCCGGGTTGATCTGCCCATCGTCGGTGACGCAGGCCGCATCATTGAAGCGCTGCTGGCGGGCTGGATGGAAGACGGCACCGAGCCTGAAAAGGAAGGTTTGGCGCAGTGGTGGCGGCAGATCGACGAATGGCGGGCTGTTGACAGCCTGAAATACACCCAGTCTGGCACTCGCGGCGCGATCATCAAGCCGCAGCACGCCATCCGCCGTCTGTATGAGATCACCCGTGAAACCGGGCGGGAGACGTTCATCTCCACCGAAGTCGGTCAGCATCAGATGTGGGCGGCCCAGCATTTCCGCTTTGATGCGCCGAATCGCTGGCTGACCTCAGGTGGCCTCGGGACCATGGGGTATGGCCTGCCTGCCGCGATGGGTGCCCAGATCGGAAATCCCGATGCGCTGGTGATCGATGTTGCCGGTGAAGCCAGCATCCTGATGAACATTCAGGAAATGGGTACGCTGGCGCAATATCGCTTGCCGGTGAAGATTTTCATCCTCAATAACGAATATATGGGGATGGTGCGCCAGTGGCAGGATCTGCTGCATGGCGGCCGCTATTCCGAAAGTTATAGTGCCGCTCTGCCGGACTTTGTGAAGCTGGCGGAAAGCTTCCATGCTGTCGGCCTGCGCGCCAAAACCATCGACGACCTCGACCGTGTCATTCACGAAATGCTTGCCACGGACAGGCCGGTGATCGCCGATATTCTCGTCGATCAGAAAGAAAACGTGTTCCCCATGATCCCCTCCGGCGCAGCACATAACGAAATGCTGTTGGGCCCTGAGCATAACGACCGTGCCCGTAATGAACAGAGCGGCGGGATCACCGATGAAGGCATGATGTTGGTCTGA
- the serB gene encoding phosphoserine phosphatase SerB, whose amino-acid sequence MQGEAEMNSESIVTLIAAQPGNLPDDLVDSTQSATGGGTIRVLAAGEAVEWSSPLSPETLRPLLPSNTLDEAKIDHLVQSAALPRRKRLLAADMDSTIVVGETLDRIAALHGRGAEVTALSQASVEGQIDFASSLRRRILLLRGMTVDAIGDILRTITLNEAAALLVRTMQAHGAYTVLISGGLTLCTSQAASLAGFNAHHGNEVLIETGRLTGLLREPVLDPGRKRQIMLDHATALGLTAADCLAIGDGANDLPMLRTAGLGIAFHARPTVTQAIPNRITHGNLRAALFAQGYVL is encoded by the coding sequence ATGCAAGGTGAAGCTGAGATGAACTCTGAAAGCATCGTGACGCTCATTGCGGCACAGCCGGGGAATCTGCCGGATGATCTGGTGGACTCCACACAGAGCGCCACAGGTGGGGGCACCATACGTGTCCTGGCGGCCGGAGAAGCCGTCGAATGGTCCTCTCCCCTGTCACCGGAAACCCTCCGCCCTTTATTGCCGTCCAATACATTGGATGAGGCAAAGATCGACCATCTGGTGCAATCCGCCGCCCTGCCGCGCCGCAAACGCCTGCTGGCAGCCGACATGGACAGCACGATCGTGGTGGGCGAAACGCTCGATCGGATCGCCGCCCTGCACGGGCGAGGCGCCGAAGTCACCGCGCTGAGCCAAGCCAGTGTAGAGGGGCAGATTGATTTCGCCTCATCCCTTCGCCGCCGCATCCTTCTTCTACGGGGGATGACGGTAGACGCCATCGGCGACATCCTTCGCACGATCACGCTGAATGAAGCGGCTGCGCTGCTGGTCCGCACCATGCAGGCGCACGGAGCATATACGGTTTTGATCTCCGGCGGCCTGACGCTTTGCACATCACAGGCAGCCTCACTGGCCGGGTTCAACGCCCATCATGGCAATGAAGTGCTGATTGAAACGGGACGCCTCACCGGGCTGCTGCGTGAACCGGTGCTCGATCCCGGCCGCAAAAGACAGATCATGCTGGATCATGCCACCGCTTTGGGTTTGACCGCCGCCGATTGCCTTGCAATCGGCGATGGGGCGAACGATCTGCCGATGCTGCGAACTGCTGGCCTTGGCATCGCCTTTCACGCCCGGCCAACGGTAACGCAGGCAATCCCGAACCGCATCACCCATGGCAACCTCCGCGCTGCCCTGTTCGCGCAGGGCTATGTGCTGTGA
- the ilvN gene encoding acetolactate synthase small subunit yields the protein MKDQLRNQSQEGSAAQKQHDAGAYRTALISVLVDNESGVLARVIGLFSGRGYNIDSLTVASVESDDGVYAGRSRINILTSGTEMVIEQIKAQLDRLVPVHRVMDLTMQGPYLARELALIKVVAHGENRVEALRLADAFRAKVIDATLESFVFEMTGDPDKLDAFLELMRPLGLAEVSRTGVAAILRGAGTI from the coding sequence ATGAAGGATCAGCTACGCAACCAGTCTCAGGAAGGTAGCGCAGCGCAGAAGCAGCACGATGCCGGTGCCTATCGCACCGCACTGATCTCCGTGCTCGTCGACAATGAAAGCGGCGTGCTGGCACGGGTGATCGGCCTGTTCTCCGGCCGTGGCTACAACATTGACAGCCTGACCGTCGCCTCGGTCGAGAGCGATGATGGTGTTTATGCAGGCCGTAGTCGCATTAACATCCTGACCTCCGGCACCGAAATGGTGATCGAGCAGATCAAGGCCCAGCTCGACCGTCTGGTTCCGGTCCATCGTGTGATGGATCTGACCATGCAGGGGCCCTATCTGGCCCGCGAACTGGCGCTGATCAAGGTTGTGGCGCATGGGGAAAATCGGGTGGAGGCGCTGCGTCTGGCCGATGCCTTCCGCGCCAAGGTCATCGACGCCACACTGGAAAGCTTTGTGTTCGAGATGACTGGCGATCCGGACAAGCTTGATGCGTTCCTGGAACTGATGCGCCCGCTTGGTCTTGCGGAAGTATCACGTACCGGCGTTGCGGCTATTCTCCGCGGCGCGGGAACGATCTAG
- a CDS encoding branched-chain amino acid ABC transporter permease yields the protein MSFFLAVLTGGLLSGVMYALVALGFVLIYKASGVLNFAQGSMLLFAALTYVSLVERGLPVWLAVLVTLLALILLGSAIERFVLRPLIGRPSIVLFMATLGVSYFIEGASQLVWGSDVHALSLGISDSPVSLGGVLVSRLDLVAAAVAGVLVTVLALFFQYTPAGLAFRAVADDQRAALAIGLRLTRIWALVWAVAGGVALVAGLLWGARLGVQFSLSLVVLRALPVLVLGGFGSIPGAIAGGLLIGATEKLAQVYLGDVLGNGIESWFAYVLALVVLLIRPNGLFGGGATQRV from the coding sequence ATGAGCTTTTTTCTGGCGGTTCTTACGGGCGGTCTTCTCTCCGGCGTGATGTATGCATTGGTCGCGCTGGGGTTTGTGCTGATCTACAAGGCATCGGGCGTGCTGAACTTCGCGCAGGGCAGCATGCTGCTGTTTGCGGCGCTGACCTATGTCAGTCTGGTCGAGCGTGGTTTGCCGGTCTGGCTGGCCGTGCTGGTGACGCTGCTGGCCCTGATCCTGCTGGGCAGCGCCATTGAACGCTTCGTGCTGAGGCCGTTGATCGGGCGTCCTTCCATCGTGCTGTTCATGGCGACTCTTGGCGTCAGCTATTTCATTGAAGGGGCCTCCCAGCTTGTCTGGGGCTCCGATGTACACGCGCTGTCACTGGGGATTTCGGATAGCCCGGTTTCCCTTGGAGGTGTGCTGGTCAGCAGGCTCGATCTTGTGGCCGCGGCCGTGGCCGGTGTGCTGGTCACGGTGCTGGCCCTGTTTTTCCAGTATACGCCGGCCGGTCTGGCATTCCGCGCCGTCGCGGATGATCAGCGCGCGGCACTGGCAATCGGCCTGCGCCTGACACGCATCTGGGCGCTGGTCTGGGCGGTGGCCGGTGGTGTCGCATTGGTGGCCGGGCTGCTGTGGGGCGCGCGTCTCGGTGTTCAGTTCTCGTTGTCGCTGGTGGTGCTGAGGGCGCTGCCGGTGCTGGTGCTGGGCGGGTTTGGCTCCATTCCGGGGGCTATTGCCGGTGGCCTGCTGATCGGTGCCACGGAGAAGCTGGCGCAGGTCTATCTCGGTGATGTGCTGGGGAACGGTATCGAAAGCTGGTTTGCCTATGTGCTGGCGCTGGTGGTTCTGCTGATCCGTCCGAACGGGCTGTTCGGCGGTGGTGCGACGCAGCGTGTATAA
- a CDS encoding ABC transporter ATP-binding protein: MSRTSLLQAEHLRVVYNDAILALKDVSFSVEAGRVVLLLGANGAGKSTALKAAGGLLAAERGKLERGRILLDGLDIVDRAPFQLVRSGLAQVLEGRHCFPSLTVEGNLRTGAHAVGAGWKERKRRLELVYTIFPRLRDKRQVAAGLTSGGEQQMTAIGRALMASPRLLLLDEPSMGLAPSVSDEVFSRLQDLNREGVTILLAEQGAEAALEIAHDVYVLEHGLVALHASPEDVRRSGALAALYLGEELEQAA; the protein is encoded by the coding sequence ATGAGCCGGACGTCTTTGTTACAGGCAGAGCATCTGCGTGTCGTCTATAATGATGCGATCCTCGCACTGAAGGATGTTTCCTTCAGTGTCGAGGCGGGGCGTGTCGTGCTGCTGCTGGGTGCCAATGGTGCGGGCAAAAGCACGGCGTTGAAAGCGGCGGGCGGCCTGCTCGCCGCCGAGCGTGGCAAGCTCGAACGGGGGCGTATCCTGCTGGATGGTCTGGACATAGTCGACCGCGCGCCGTTTCAACTGGTGCGCTCCGGCCTGGCCCAGGTGCTGGAGGGGCGGCACTGCTTCCCCTCCCTGACGGTCGAGGGGAATTTGCGCACTGGCGCTCATGCGGTGGGTGCGGGATGGAAAGAACGGAAACGCAGGCTGGAACTGGTCTACACGATCTTCCCTCGTCTGCGGGACAAGCGTCAGGTTGCCGCCGGGCTGACATCGGGAGGGGAGCAGCAGATGACGGCGATCGGCCGGGCCCTGATGGCCTCGCCCCGCCTGCTGCTGCTGGATGAGCCATCAATGGGCCTTGCACCCTCGGTCAGTGATGAGGTGTTCAGCCGTTTGCAGGATCTGAACCGGGAAGGGGTTACCATCCTGCTCGCCGAACAGGGGGCGGAGGCGGCGCTGGAGATCGCCCATGATGTCTATGTGCTGGAACACGGCCTCGTGGCGCTGCATGCCTCGCCGGAGGATGTCCGTCGCAGTGGCGCACTCGCCGCGCTTTATCTGGGGGAGGAACTGGAACAGGCGGCGTAA